One window from the genome of Carcharodon carcharias isolate sCarCar2 chromosome 9, sCarCar2.pri, whole genome shotgun sequence encodes:
- the LOC121281866 gene encoding pepsin A-like: MKWLLITLACIQLSECLVRVPLRKDKSTRQVLKERGLLEEFLKNNHYNPYSKYAGPFNTQSMATEPLLNYIDMTYFGTISIGTPPQSFTVIFDTGSSNLWIASVYCSSQSCKNHKKFAPSKSSTYQATNQPLSIQYGSGSMTGILGYDTVTVSSISVKHQEFVLSKTEPGRSFSNSLFDGILGLAYPSIASSGATPVFDNMMSQDLVSQDLFAFYLTRQPGGSGSEVVFGGVDPNHYTGQINWVPVTQQSYWQISLDSVSINGEVVACSEGCQAIVDTGTSLLTGPSESISIIQLMIGATEGYGGLSSINCNNLPSMPDVVFTINGIDYPLTPSEYTLQDQGTCISGFDGMYLPSASGGLWILGDVFIGPYYSIFDRGNNRMGFAKST, from the exons ATGAAGTGGCTCCTCATTACACTCGCCTGCATTCAGCTCTCTGAATGTTTAGTCAG GGTTCCCTTGAGGAAAGATAAATCTACCCGCCAAGTTCTTAAAGAACGTGGGCTTCTCGAGGAATTTCTGAAGAACAACCATTACAATCCATATTCCAAATATGCAGGGCCCTTCAACACCCAGTCCATGGCTACGGAGCCTCTTTTAAATTACATTGAC ATGACTTATTTTGGAACAATCAGCATTGGAACCCCACCACAGAGCTTCACCGTCATCTTTGACACTGGTTCATCCAATCTTTGGATCGCATCAGTTTACTGCAGCAGCCAATCATGCA AAAACCACAAGAAATTTGCACCAAGCAAATCATCAACTTATCAGGCAACAAACCAACCACTTTCCATTCAGTACGGTTCCGGCAGTATGACTGGGATTCTGGGCTATGACACAGTCACT GTATCAAGCATAAGTGTCAAACACCAGGAATTTGTTTTAAGTAAGACTGAGCCTGGACGCTCATTCTCCAATTCTCTATTTGATGGGATCCTGGGGCTGGCCTATCCAAGCATTGCATCATCTGGCGCCACACCCGTGTTTGATAACATGATGTCTCAGGACCTAGTGAGTCAGGACCTGTTTGCTTTTTACCTGACCAG ACAGCCTGGTGGGTCCGGAAGCGAAGTTGTATTTGGTGGAGTCGATCCAAACCACTACACAGGTCAAATTAACTGGGTGCCCGTCACTCAACAAAGCTACTGGCAAATCAGCTTGGACAG TGTGTCAATCAACGGGGAGGTTGTGGCCTGTAGTGAAGGCTGTCAGGCCATCGTTGACACTGGTACTTCTCTGCTCACTGGCCCCAGTGAATCCATCAGCATTATCCAGTTAATGATCGGTGCAACTGAAGGATACGGTGGCCTG TCCTCCATCAACTGTAACAATTTGCCCTCCATGCCTGATGTAGTCTTCACAATCAATGGAATTGACTATCCCCTTACTCCATCTGAATACACACTCCAG GATCAAGGTACTTGCATAAGTGGATTTGATGGCATGTATCTTCCAAGCGCTTCTGGAGGCCTCTGGATTCTGGGAGATGTCTTCATTGGACCATATTATTCCATCTTTGACAGAGGAAACAATCGTATGGGCTTTGCCAAATCTACCTAA